The nucleotide sequence TAGATTacatacttttatttttacaaaacatttattaaaaacgatGTATGTGCTTAATtattcattaaatttaatttacaaaatttcttaattacattattttagcTTTGTTAACAATATTGTAGCTCCTTTTGTTTTcttagatttcagttttgagatatttttcagttttgattttaattcaGAAACTACTTTCTCCGATTCGTTTTCAACTAATAAAACTAATAAGAAGCAACTTCGGTTACAATCAACCCAGAATTCTATAACTTCATGTGTTAAATGCTCAAGAAGTACTTCACCAAACGTTAACTCGTTGTCTTCAAGGCGTTTCTTATccatttgaattattttctttagtaTCATATGTAAACCAGGGTCTTCCACAGCTTTGACTACTTCTGTACCGTGTAGCAACATGGAATTGCTGTCTGTTATGAATTTGGCTATAGTTTCAAAAGCTACTTTGGGTTTATCACCACGACTAGCTTTCAAAATTGCCAATGTTACTAGTTGCATTTGACCATTTGACAACCACATTTTTGAATCTTGAACAATGTTTTCCAAAAGGTTATCAATCATGTTATCTAAAAGTTCTTTTTCACGAATATCTGCTGGCTTTTTACTTGTTTCATTTCCATCTCCttcttttaaatattcaactaGAGCTGGGTGAAAGTAATGTGTATCTCTTCTTGCAACAATGTATAAAATAACTCTTCTTCCATAATCATTCAATACTATATCAGATAAATTATTCAACACTTCttgcaataaaatttttttcaatagaaCAGTATCATCGACAGAATCTAAAAGAGCTATTATCATTAGATGACCATGTTCAGACGTTATAATGTCTTTGATGTGTTCTTTTAATGATTTCATTATGAGCTTTCTGTCTTTATTTGTTCCATGCCAAATGCACAAGTTACCAACTTTTGCTCCATCCCTAGTTTGAGACAAATCAGCAATTAAAGGTCTTGCCAATGCCATTATTTCAGTTCTATCTTCTTTGGAACAATTTGACAAGTATTCATAAAGTACTGTATGAACTAGTGTAGAATTGATaagatttttgtttaatatccTGATTAAATTGGCTTTTACACCCGATAATGTAGCTGATTTCATATcttgtgaatttttaaaaacatctgtcaaagttttgacattagggtcttttgaatttttatacatatcaCCATAGAACTCTTGCTTAAACTGAGATTTTTCAGTTTCAGAAGCAACTTCAACatagattttttcaaatattggAGCTGCCAAAACATTAGTACATAGCTTAACAACATGACCAGTACAAACCTGTAAAACACTTTTCTTAACACTCTCAGAACCTTTCTTCAACAATGTCCTTACTACATTTTTCGCATACTTTGAATAGAACATTTCACGTAACTGTGGTTTTAATTCCTGTACTATAGCTAGTTGAATATCTGGATTACAGTACTTGATTTGCCATTGGATAACTCTGGATAAATCATGTGCGAATATCATTTTAGCATACTGATTCTGTATTAAATCatgtaatttctttgttaATTTCTCCTGCATATCCGCCGACAAATTAGACCTTCTAAGTTTTTCACCAATTTGTTTTGCTTGAATTGCCACTTCATACGTATCTTCCAATTTCTTGGCTCTTCGTTTTTCTCTTAATTCTTTTTGTTGCTTTTTGTATTCCAACCAATCAGGCTTTTCACCCGTTGTATCAGTTCCAGTCTGatctttatttacatttttaggTCTATCTAAATTTGGTTTTCCCACTTTGTTtgagaattttgacttttttgGTTTGGGAATCGCTTCATCATTATTCTTGGCTGTTGGCTTTTCATATTTTGGGGATTTGGAATCttgatcattattttttggcTTTTGTCCTTTATTTTTAGCTGATTGGTGTCCCTTTTTGTGTCTTGGCGATTGATGTGGTTTCTTATGTCTAGATGAAGAATGcttctgtttattttttgagaaACTTTTTGAATTCTTTGTCTTCTTATTAGCTGGCCCATCAGAAGAATTCTGATGTCCTCGTTTCACTTTCATATTTGTATTCtatctgaaaaaaaaagataaagttattgtaatatttgttctttaaatatttataaacatgCTTCAATACTTTTGAATAATGGTAAACTATCAAGAATTCTATAAATCAAACGAGCTTCgataatatattttcaaaaaaagtaaaaccaAAGAAATATGTTAATTATAATGATATTTTTagttaaatattatatataacctcaaattcaACTGAACTTTTCAgctgtattgtaaaatatttaagcgATTGATGGATCTTTACCTTTCAAACGCAACGAGTAATAGATATGTTATAGTTACAACAATAATACTAGTTGACAAACATATACTTTTCTAACAGCATGTTAAATTACAATTACGCGTGACAAGTGGTGCACGCTGCTGTGCAcgagaaaataattatacctTTTGGATTGAAGGTTATGTTATGTCACATGgcgatacgcgcgcgcgacgagtaTGTGATGGACCTCTTCCCTATGATTGGTCTATGAAAATATCACGTGGGCTAGAGACTCTTTGGcggtaaattgaaaaattgtttatagctattttttaataataggtATATTAATGACAAGCGGATATAACTAACTTACATCAGGGTAAGTTGAAATTCTTTATAATCACAGATAAGACCAAAGTCAAAATATCTagttttctaaataaataacagTTGATGATCATTTTTCTAGTCTTCATCGATTAGCAACATAACCAATAATCTGTTGTTAAGAATTATTGATGCCTCTACCAGTTTTCCGGTAACCACACAAATTAGCAGAACATGATTTTTAGATAATAAATTGTGCGATGATGTGTAATATAGCATGAAAAACCGTACCTGcgtaatataaaatataatgcCTGAAATTGAggtttgtatttatttataaaattgatgTAAAAACTAAATGTTTTAAATTTCGACGACAGAAGAAATAGTATAATGCGATGCTGAAAAATTCTGGAGCGAAAGGAAAAGCATCAAAATATTACCTTCGCGCGGAAGACCGACGAATTATCCGCCCCTACCTCCGCAGTACCTTCAATCGACCTGCGAAAAACGGAGGGACACGGTAGACCCGTGTTCCCAATGTTCCTGTCAATGCCATCGAAAATCAAGCAAAAACTCGAAGCATTCGATGCCAAATAGATCATCATGCCGTAGACCCAAAGGTCGCTCAGATCAAGAAATCGGCTGTCCTCAAGTCGGTTATCACGACAGTCGAGGAGTCGACTCGCGTGAAAATGTTTGCGATCACGAATGCGAACGTGATGAAGAGAGGCATTCTTGCTCTAGAAGCTGTAGAAGGGAGTGTAAAGTTGAGAAAAACGATTTCAATGCTGGTATGGGAAGAGCTAAGCGTTGCGGCGATGATGAAAGACGTGGACTGCAGAAGGATCGTTTTGAGGCTCGTCGTTTAAATTCTGGGTATGAACTTTTATGTGCAATATAATTAATGGACCTCATCTGGAAGAAGGAAGAAAGTTCCAAAGTCTCCTTTCGTTGCAGATCCCGGAGTGTGGATCGAGAAGCTCCTAAAATCGACTGTCCGCGTCTCCGCGAAAAAAGCACAGAAGCTTGCGCCTGCAACCGATCGACGTCGCACGGACCCAAGACCGATCGCCGAACTTTTTCCGCTAAAGCCGAGTGCGATCGACGTGCAAGAAGCGTCGATGCTGGCCGAGTATCGATTTCGGCATGCCACGCGACTCCCTCGAGTTATCGACGGAGCGCTTCCGACAACTGTGCTTCGCAGCGTTGCAAGCTCGATGGCGCGGATGAGCCGAGTCGGAGGTGTTGCAGGTAGGGTCTACTACAACTATTTGGACGATAATCAAATATACGTTTCTGACGTGCGAAGTTCTACTTCTGCTACTATGcaattatgaaattaaaaaattaaattattgctttttttgctcaaagggcacttttatattttagatCGAATGACGATCCCAGAGGCGAGGAATCGCCGCTACCTACGACTCCGGGAATCAAGTGCACTTCCAGGCACAGCCATAAATGCAGAACCTCCAGAAATACTCCACTCCCGGCGGTGCGCGAGAATCTCGGAGGTGGCATGAACTGCCGAAGATGCGAGAGAAAAGTCTATCACGCGGAAATGCAGGTATGTATTTTTCCTAATTTctataatataagtataaatCTTCGAAAGACTTTCCGAAACTTCCGCTGGATGTTTATAGGCTCAGTTTAGAggatttcaaaatttaatttaaccATCGTCATTTACTATAGCTTGTTTCTGGCGAAGCGTATCACAGAATCTGCTTCAGCTGCTTTTGCTGCCGTAAGCCTTTGGAGCCGTTCACTTACGAAGAACACTGCCgtgaaattttttgtaaacgtGAGTCAAAGTAGACTagaaatattagaaaatttgCCCATTTTTCCTCCACTCGATAGCGCTACTTTTCCTACTTCCAGAATGTTACACCCGAAACTTCGGACCGCAAGGATACGGATACGGAACAGGCGCCGGAGTTTTGCAGACCCCCTTGTAGGGGCTTTATCAAACTTTTTGCTTTCATGTCGGCGACTACTTTTTTACATTAATCCGAATGATTATGAATGATTGTAGAAAAGACGTAGAAAAACAGAAGCATAATTCGATGGCCATATACAGTATACGTTATACAACATGAACGCTATTGAATCCTTAATCAAATCTTCTTCCTCGAATCCGCATAAATGTAACGAATTTTATTAATGTCGTCAAAAGCAATATGAAGCGACAAGTCCGGCATCAACCCCCTGCGAGTAGTCTCGCTCGATTATAGGCGAGCCAATCGGAGCAATGAAAACCGGCGGGCGCGCACTCTTTTAACGCGTACACACTCTCTCCCCatcggaaaaaaataatgatcgcacagcagcagcagcagcagcagcagtggcggcGGCGGGAAGAAAAGAGCGTAGAAAGAGATTATAGTCAGACTAGGCCATCAGAGCCGGGGCTATATATAGCCACTCAAACATCCATTAAAActcgcgcggcggcggaggcTGCGAATATAGTATACAGGTCTCCTGTGCAGCTTCGactttaaaatatattatactatatactgCGGCAGTGTGCATACGACATGCCGGTGAAAGGAGTATAGTGTATAGAGGTGCACATAAGAGAGCGGAAAGAAAACGATTTAAGCTCTCGGCGAGGTTGAGGAGGACCGGATTGCGCGGCGGGAGGGGGGCTGTATTATTATCGCGAATTTGTGGGCGGATGATGAGGGTGTAGAGTTTTGCCGATGGTCGAGCAATAAAAACTCGTTGCGGATGAATGCGTTGATACGAGTAATCATAGTTCCATCGTGAACTCGAGTGGTCTCGAGTACatgctataaaataatgaaaaacgaTTCAGTGCATATTATGTGCAATTGGATTCGCTTGTAAAGCTTATGCACGAAGCGAATAAGCTGCAGAAGAGAATAATCGCGCGGAGGAATAATATAAGTCTCGAGATAAATCTTTAGATGCAGGCGATATGCACAAGGGATGAATTGAAATGGAGAACGGAAAGAGGAAGGCAGTGTGAGCTGCGCGCAGACGAGGGAGAACTAGAGAAGAACTATACAGTGGAAATGAGTGCGCAAAAGAaggggaggaggaggaaaataaagaaaagtaaGCGAGCGGTTGGTTTATtgagtccctctctctctctctctctctctcgcggaagCGTAACGGGGGCGGCCCGGGACGTTTATATAGCTTTCAAGAGCAGGAGCTTAATCtaatttcaaatataaatCTGCCGCTCCATTCTCTCCCCGCTGCTGCAGGCTCTTGCGGCCGTCTCTTTTctcctccgcctcctcctcctcctcctccagcTTTGTACAAGGCAGCGCGCGCAGAGGCGACTTTTATCGTATGATATACCGGGCCGGGCTACGAATAATCTCTCTGCCCTTTTCGCGTAATACAACGGCGCGAGAGCCCGGGACAAACGAGCTTGcagaagctctctctctctctctctctctctctctctcgctctctctcagGAAGCTAAAGTCGAGCCGTATAaaggaagagagaaggagatgacgcgtaataataaattgtaccGTGTAGGTGATGCAGATTTTGATATTTACGTAATAATACCCGGTTCGCAGATTTTTCACTGtacaattttcttttcgaCTACGAAATATGTTTACACAATGTGCGCATCGCAGCCTCCGTCGTTTTCATCCCAGGgcgaaaattgttaaattcataaaaataaaaacaataacagAGCTAGCCTGgtaacgaagaaaaaaaaaaaaaatatatatatatatatatatatatatatatatataaaaacggAGCTTTGCCGAAATGGGGAAAAAACAATCGCGGTGTAAAGGCCGCGTaggaaaatagaaaaacaaCTACATATATAGGTAACCGTGTGCGCGGGGCTCAGTGGAAACGCGCGAAATTGCAACCGAAGCGCGGCGATAGACAGGTAAACGCGGGAGTAAAGCGAAAAAGGTGGTACAGCGCGCAGGTATCTATACGCGAATGGAGAGCGGCGGAGATGAAGCCGCGAGGGCGACAGTGGAATTGAAAAATACTGCCCGAGGCTCGCGCGTCGCTCACAGTGACGAGCTGCTAACAGCCAATGTAACGCATGAATTAACGAAATAATTGATTTCGTATAAACACACAGCTGTAAATGCTCAGGCCTATAAAGCGCGCGTGCATATTTTATACGTTTTTCTGCGCTTGTTAACAAACataaaatacaacttatttcgaatcatttttttctcaagtcTCAGAAACATCCTTTTAACGACGTTCGAATGCTCACCGCAACGCCCCTCGTCGACTCGCGCCCTATATATAATTCACatacatagaaaaaaaagtggGAAGCACCTTTGCCTATGAGAAACATTCCGCGATCCCagctttaaaattaatatctctCATTTGTCCGCGCTTTATATGATGTTTTCAGTTATGCCTCAACGTACAGTGAACTCGGCGGGGAGGGAGGGATATATGCAGCCGCGCGTCGTTGAAAACGCCCCTCGAGCGCTGTCACAACATGCCTTTTCTGCGTCGGGCCGCGCTCGACAATGTATTGATAGATCCTCATAAATTAGAGACTCgccgtgtgtatacgtatggtACACACGGAGCACAGGTAGCTCGCGAACGATGCCATTACGAGTTTCatgtggagagagagagagagagagagagagagagagagagagagagagagagagatgcggtGATCGCAAAGTGGTCGTGTCGTTTCGAGCTCATTTGCATGGACTATATAGCTACATACCTGAAACGATAAGTTATTGGTTGCATTATGTGTCTTTTTATGCGAATAATCATGTACgctgttttttattaacaaaattatattatattcccACAGATAATTCTTTTAAGATACAAGCTAGTAGCGGGATACAAAAGcaaaactaatttattaaCCGCAGAGCTGAGTCGTACATAAAAGCAAAACGCTTTGAAAGTTAATACGGCTCAAACGCCCAAAAGTATAGCGGAgatcattataaatataaatacatagagaaaGAGGCGCACAAAGCCGCGCATAAGCTACTGAAAATCCGAAAAACATCGCAGCGTGAAATACCCCCTATAGCAACAATCCTAAATACATCTGCACCACGCGTATACGCGACGTAATCATGAAAAACTGCCCCCCATcgatctcacacacacacacgacccGGAGAGAGGAATGAgagagtaaaagaaaaaactgtTCCATCGCTGATAGTGATATTCCGCCCTCGAAACGGGTTAGGTTACCCTCACGGCTGTGCGATGTGTGATATATAATAGATAATAAGCTCAGCGCGGGCCAAAGACGAGCTCGCGTTATAATCGCATTCGAGACCGGAGCGCGACTGCGGACACCGTGGATAATCGCTGTGACCAAAAGCTATTTCGAGTGAGAGCAGCGAGTGAGCCCCCGCCGAGGAAATGCATTTAGGGCGCGCAAAAGGGCTGTGTTCATTGTTTGAAGCCGCGAGCGTGTCGCGCGCGCAATCCCCCTCGAGCCAGCTAGCGCCCAAATGAGGCTTGTCGAATCGGCAAGTATTTAGCGCTACTGTGCGATATGCGCGTGCGCCCTTTATGCAAAGCATATGCGCGGATGTGATTTAAGGCTGGAAATAAGGCAGCGCGACGGCTGCGGAGCGATCGATGTCTATTGACAAATTGACCTTCTCTCGGCGCTATACTCGGATGCTTTAACGAGCGTTGTATTGCGCTCTTGGCGAATTGGCAAGTGTTCTCGATATACTGACATTTTTCGACTTGATTTCCTAGTCGGTATATATAGACCTTCATTAGCTGTACTTTCGCCATGCGCTAGAATGAACCCCGCCCACGAGAGCTGCAATCAGAGCTCCATGTATATGCGTCGGAAAGCTTTGATTATTCGCGAATGCGCAAACAAAAAGGCAGtttggcacatcgatgaaagCACGACATATCATTAGCCTTTATTATAGAGAAGGCTCGTTATACGTCAGTTACGGCTGCACTGGCGCTAGCATTATATGCCTTGCAATCAGGCGGTGATTCGTCAATTGTATGGCATTGCACCGCATGTTTGTTTAATGTTTAAGGAAAAACAGTCCCTATTTATAACATAAGGATGGGAGAAAGGAAGCGAACGAGCGATGTGGGGGTACGGGTGTACGTATATAGCCAAATGTTTGCTTTGCCTGCTCGAGCGAAAAGCCAATTCATGTACGCGATGCAAATTAAATGtaccgcgcgctcgctcgcagtcGTTAGAAATTCTAGCATCCGTGCGCGGCCCGCCCGATCATCACGTATGGATCGAATGTGCGTGTGTAACGAGCGTAATTATTGAGATTCAAGGATAACAATCGGCTGATGATGAATGAATGCATGGAATGCCTCTATTCTGAATCATATCAATTAATTCATACCCGCGTGGAAAAATTTGCGTTCTCAAACTTACTTCGTTATAAACGGCGTATAAGGTAAGCATCGCACAACCAACGCGTCTAAAGCGGCAATCAAACGCTTCCTCATCCTTTGCCCGATGCCATCACAAACGGTATATAGAGGCTGCTCTGGTGTACTCTCGCGATCCAAATACACcagctcgcacgcgcgcgttcaGTCGTCTCGCGAGATCCTCCCTCTCGTCGAGCTTTGCGATGTATAATGGCGAAGGATGTAATTAATCGCCCGTACGCGCTGCGGGGTTGGAGTGAGCGCGAGACTAATTAGCCTGGAGAACACGCGAGTTCACTGATAAGCGATATCGTTGTATAGAGGACTCGATGATCAAAGAGGGCTTTATATAACGCTGCAGCTGATGCTGGCTGGCGTCACTTCGCCGCGCGGCTCCCTGTCGAGCGAGACTATACGTACGTATAAAACTTGAGGTTATATTGTATAAtagcaacaattttatgtaGATGTTTCGGCCAATGCATCATCATCGATCGCTTCAAAATAGCCGTAAAATACTCGAACGAGCTGTTTAATGATCGATGATAGACCGCATAGCGAGGGGGGCTATAAAGTTGACGTAAATGGCAGTGCAAGTACAATGTCGAATTTACGATTTCAAATATCGATGCGggcatttttattatttcctgATGAATGAAAGCGCATGGTTTATGTCTGACGGATATGGGCTTTAGATTAGGTCAGGTATACGAATCCGGTCGTCGGAAAGGTATACCGCTTACATTCTATATATGTTCGTTCAAGTTCTGAAAACAAATGTACAGGTCGAGAAAAATTATCACAGGTGCAGCACTGATTAAACGAGCAATTTTCGAGCTGTCAATCCGGCCTTCGAATTTTTCGCTTAAAATTTCGCCGATATGTAAAGCGCGCGTCAGAGCGGACTGCGCTCGCGCCACAATCAAAGCCGTATTAATCGAAAAACgtgcgcgcaagagagagagagagagagagagagagagagagagagagagagagagggaaagagagaatcGGCGCGTCCGTCAAAGAGTTTAACAGCTAAATAATGAGGCGTATTCGTTAATCGCGTGTctagtacacacacacacacctccGAAGCGAGGTGTCGCGTGAAAAATCGTCCGCTCGATAAAGCGTCGTGCCGccggctgtgtgtgtgtgtatatatatatatatatatatatatatatatatatatatatatatacgggaGAAAAAAGCGCGAGAGGGGGTGGCAAAACAACCCGGTAATTTGCACGTGTCGACGCTCTGTCCGGTGGCCGAGTCATTTGGTAGTTGTCAAAATATTGAAATGCTCTCGCAGCGCAGGAGGCGACTTTATGCGTTGCGAGTTGTGATCCGTGAGTCCGAGCGGAAAAGGCCGAGATGGGAGGGAAAATACGATGTGTGCGCTGTGCAAATGAGATGAACGTGTGACGAAAAATTCGTGCGAGGTTGTCATTTTCAGGGCTCTTGGAAAAATATAGTGTGTTCTAGTTGAAgggcatttaaaaaaattggtacaTCTGGATGCGCACGTCGGCGATGGCGCACGAGAGCGTGCGGAATGTgtgaaaaaggaagaagacaAAGGCAAATGGAGAGGCCCGCGGAGAAAGGACGATTCGTTCGAAGGGGCCGCCGCCGTGGCAAAGGgttgagagggagagagaaataaaataaaatcagaatAGTGTCACGCGCGCTTGCTTGCATGATAAATGTAGCGATTTAAAATCGAAATTTCTCTTTCGTGTGCATATatgcgcgcgaaagagagccCCGACGTGTTTGACTAATGGTTTCGCATTAACTGTATCTCGGGgcattacgcgcgcgcgcagcctgaaaatttgaaaaatacattcGCCTCGACAAGAGATTAATAATATCTCGGTTatggtttttctttttcgagcGGATATAAAGCGCTGGCTTTTCGGATATATTGTACTCAAGCGCGAGAGACACTATATTGGTGTCTGTTTCCTTCGAAAATCCTACTGCACAATGCGGACAAGCCGCTTTAAAACTGTACGCCAGGGAATAAAAGCGCGCTTACTCTCGCCGAAAACTGCCTCGGGACTTGGATCATAAGTATAATATAGCTCGGACCAGCCAGTAAAGCGCTTAGCTCAACCCTTGTACAATACGCATACGTACACGCACTCGAGGCTGCGAAAAGCGCATGTATAttgcacacacatacaagaGACGCAAGTAGTCTAAGAGCGACGGATGCGCTAGACCAGCCGAACCAGACGAAACTGGTTGACACCTATACACAGGCGCTGGGATAATGCCACATTGTCGCATCATTCTCTCTCGGTGCTTTACCGAGCGTAAAATACCGGCCATAATGGggctgcttctctctctctctctctctctctctctctctctctctctctcacttcgcGTCACTcctttatacaatatatatatatatatatatatatatcatccCCCGGAGAGTTGAAAAGTAGAGAAAAGGGCCCGCGGGGCCTGCGCCGCGCACAGATCTG is from Nasonia vitripennis strain AsymCx chromosome 1, Nvit_psr_1.1, whole genome shotgun sequence and encodes:
- the LOC103318068 gene encoding uncharacterized protein LOC103318068 isoform X1, encoding MPNRSSCRRPKGRSDQEIGCPQVGYHDSRGVDSRENVCDHECERDEERHSCSRSCRRECKVEKNDFNAGMGRAKRCGDDERRGLQKDRFEARRLNSGSRSVDREAPKIDCPRLREKSTEACACNRSTSHGPKTDRRTFSAKAECDRRARSVDAGRVSISACHATPSSYRRSASDNCASQRCKLDGADEPSRRCCRALLYFRSNDDPRGEESPLPTTPGIKCTSRHSHKCRTSRNTPLPAVRENLGGGMNCRRCERKVYHAEMQLVSGEAYHRICFSCFCCRKPLEPFTYEEHCREIFCKQCYTRNFGPQGYGYGTGAGVLQTPL
- the LOC100114076 gene encoding pumilio homolog 3 codes for the protein MKVKRGHQNSSDGPANKKTKNSKSFSKNKQKHSSSRHKKPHQSPRHKKGHQSAKNKGQKPKNNDQDSKSPKYEKPTAKNNDEAIPKPKKSKFSNKVGKPNLDRPKNVNKDQTGTDTTGEKPDWLEYKKQQKELREKRRAKKLEDTYEVAIQAKQIGEKLRRSNLSADMQEKLTKKLHDLIQNQYAKMIFAHDLSRVIQWQIKYCNPDIQLAIVQELKPQLREMFYSKYAKNVVRTLLKKGSESVKKSVLQVCTGHVVKLCTNVLAAPIFEKIYVEVASETEKSQFKQEFYGDMYKNSKDPNVKTLTDVFKNSQDMKSATLSGVKANLIRILNKNLINSTLVHTVLYEYLSNCSKEDRTEIMALARPLIADLSQTRDGAKVGNLCIWHGTNKDRKLIMKSLKEHIKDIITSEHGHLMIIALLDSVDDTVLLKKILLQEVLNNLSDIVLNDYGRRVILYIVARRDTHYFHPALVEYLKEGDGNETSKKPADIREKELLDNMIDNLLENIVQDSKMWLSNGQMQLVTLAILKASRGDKPKVAFETIAKFITDSNSMLLHGTEVVKAVEDPGLHMILKKIIQMDKKRLEDNELTFGEVLLEHLTHEVIEFWVDCNRSCFLLVLLVENESEKVVSELKSKLKNISKLKSKKTKGATILLTKLK
- the LOC103318068 gene encoding LIM domain and actin-binding protein 1-like isoform X2; this encodes MPNRSSCRRPKGRSDQEIGCPQVGYHDSRGVDSRENVCDHECERDEERHSCSRSCRRECKVEKNDFNAGMGRAKRCGDDERRGLQKDRFEARRLNSGSRSVDREAPKIDCPRLREKSTEACACNRSTSHGPKTDRRTFSAKAECDRRARSVDAGRVSISACHATPSSYRRSASDNCASQRCKLDGADEPSRRCCRSNDDPRGEESPLPTTPGIKCTSRHSHKCRTSRNTPLPAVRENLGGGMNCRRCERKVYHAEMQLVSGEAYHRICFSCFCCRKPLEPFTYEEHCREIFCKQCYTRNFGPQGYGYGTGAGVLQTPL